Proteins from a single region of Pseudomonas quebecensis:
- a CDS encoding ATP-binding protein, with protein MQFLSNPHGCEGWAGEMAQRIRAFDWSTTDLGPIDRWSTSLACTVQMMLASPVPMVMLWGRAGYMIYNDSYSAFAGGRHPYLLGTPVELGWPEVADFNRHVVDTCLAGGTLSFNNKDLVLLRNGQPETVWLDLYYSPVAGDNQQPAGVLAIVVETTELVKSEQVRQELTHNLEQRVAAEVQARSAAEDQLRQSQKLEAIGGLTGGVAHDFNNLLQVISGNLHLLARHEPDNVHVQRRVSAAIAAVDRGAKLSAQLLAFARRQPLSPAVYNPLRIYETLGELLQRALGETIHIDVQLPRDPWCIHVDRHQLENALLNLAINARDAMKGEGVIRISGENIILNPDDCVGKSVNPGEYVRLSVADTGVGMSPAIQAKVFEPFFTTKRDGHGTGLGLSMVFGFVRQSGGHVDVCSEEGKGTVVQLYFPRSLGEECAEVPAQPLVTEYGQETILVVEDNEGVRLTVVEVLEQSGYTVLTAEDGDQAMRKLQAGLQPELIFTDVVMPGRVKSTDLAEWAREQSPPVPVLFTSGHTRDILSSNHLLTPDIHLLSKPYSPEALTQRVRSVLTAR; from the coding sequence ATGCAATTTTTATCCAACCCACACGGCTGTGAAGGTTGGGCCGGTGAAATGGCCCAGCGTATTCGCGCATTTGACTGGTCAACCACCGACCTTGGGCCGATCGATCGATGGTCCACCAGCCTGGCCTGCACCGTGCAAATGATGCTGGCGTCCCCCGTGCCGATGGTAATGCTGTGGGGGCGGGCGGGGTACATGATCTACAACGACAGTTACTCGGCCTTTGCCGGTGGCCGTCACCCTTATCTGTTGGGCACGCCGGTTGAGCTGGGCTGGCCGGAAGTGGCGGATTTCAACCGCCATGTGGTGGACACCTGCCTGGCCGGCGGCACCTTGTCGTTCAACAACAAAGACCTGGTGCTGTTGCGCAACGGCCAGCCGGAGACCGTGTGGCTGGACTTGTATTACAGCCCCGTGGCCGGCGATAACCAGCAACCGGCCGGGGTGCTGGCGATCGTGGTGGAAACCACTGAGCTGGTCAAATCCGAACAGGTGCGCCAGGAGCTCACGCACAACCTGGAGCAACGGGTGGCCGCTGAAGTGCAGGCGCGATCCGCCGCCGAGGACCAGTTGCGTCAATCGCAGAAACTGGAGGCCATTGGCGGCCTCACCGGCGGCGTGGCCCACGACTTCAATAACCTGCTGCAAGTGATCTCCGGCAACCTGCATTTGCTGGCCCGCCATGAACCGGACAATGTACATGTGCAACGCCGTGTCAGCGCCGCGATTGCCGCAGTGGACCGTGGTGCCAAGCTGTCGGCGCAATTGCTCGCGTTTGCCCGGCGCCAGCCGCTGTCGCCGGCGGTGTACAACCCGCTGCGCATCTACGAAACCCTGGGCGAGCTGCTGCAGCGCGCCCTCGGTGAAACCATTCATATCGACGTACAACTGCCCCGCGACCCCTGGTGCATCCATGTCGACCGCCATCAGCTGGAAAACGCCTTGCTCAACCTGGCGATCAACGCCCGGGACGCGATGAAAGGCGAGGGCGTGATTCGCATCAGCGGCGAAAATATCATCCTCAATCCCGACGATTGCGTGGGCAAAAGCGTGAATCCCGGTGAATACGTGCGTCTGTCCGTAGCCGATACCGGGGTAGGTATGTCGCCGGCGATTCAGGCCAAAGTGTTCGAGCCTTTCTTCACCACCAAGCGCGACGGTCACGGCACGGGCCTGGGCTTGAGCATGGTGTTCGGCTTTGTGCGCCAGAGCGGCGGTCACGTGGACGTGTGCAGCGAAGAGGGCAAGGGCACCGTGGTGCAGTTGTATTTTCCGCGCAGCCTGGGCGAGGAATGCGCCGAAGTGCCGGCCCAGCCGCTCGTCACCGAATATGGGCAGGAAACGATTCTGGTCGTCGAGGACAACGAAGGCGTGCGCTTGACCGTGGTGGAAGTGCTCGAACAATCGGGCTACACCGTGCTCACCGCCGAAGACGGCGACCAGGCCATGCGCAAGCTGCAAGCGGGCCTGCAGCCGGAGCTGATTTTTACCGATGTGGTGATGCCGGGCCGGGTCAAAAGCACCGACCTGGCCGAGTGGGCCCGCGAACAGAGCCCGCCGGTGCCGGTGTTGTTCACCTCCGGCCACACCCGCGACATTCTCTCCAGCAACCATCTGCTGACTCCCGACATTCATCTACTGAGCAAGCCCTACAGCCCCGAAGCCCTGACGCAACGGGTGCGCAGCGTGCTCACCGCTCGATAA